The genomic stretch AAACGCGACTGTTAGCGCAAAGGCACAAACGACTTGCTTCATAGTTTTTGACTCCTTGGGATGAACATTGACTGTACGGGTACTATTACCTGTACGGGTACTATTACCACGCTCGGCAGGTATGTCAAGATTCCCCTGGTGTGGTGCGTTGATGAAGAACAAATGGACAATACATTCCCGCGCTGTCACACGACTGGTTAACACGGAAAGACCGAGAAGAAATGCCAGTAAAGCTGCAGCCACGCGTATAAATAATTCATGAATGCTTTGCCGTTCTCAATCTGCGGCGGGCGCGAGTTCCTGGCCTCGCGGGTAATCCCGCGCGGGCGCGGGGGCTTCGGCGCGACCGTACTTCAAGTACAGGGCAGGAATCACGATCATGTTTAGGAACGTCGAGGTAAAGATCCCACCAAGGATCACGACGGCCATCGGCTGTTGAATCTCTTTACCCGGTTCTCCCGCTCCCAAAGCGAGAGGAATGAGACCGACACCAGTCACGAGGGCGGTCATCAGGATAGGGCTCAGGCGTTCCATCGAACCTTGCACAATCGCGTCACGGAATGAGACGCCTTCCTCTTCCATAAGGTGTGTGTAGTGCGAGATCAGCATGATGCCGTTGCGCGTGGCGATGCCGAACAGGGTGATGAATCCGACGAGCGAGGCGATGGAGAGCGTGCCGCCGGAAAGGAAGACCATCACCACGCCTCCGATAAGCGCGAGCGGCAAATTCGCCATCACAAGCACGGCGGAGCGCGCCGACTTCAAAGCTACGTACAGGAGCAGGAAGATGCCGCCGATGGCGACGATGGAGAGCAGCGTGATGAGGCGCGACGCCTTCTCTTGCGCCTCAAACTGACCGCCGTACTGCACGAAGTAGCCTTGCGGCAACTGCACGTTATTGCCGATAGCCGCTCGGACATCATTGATGACGCTGCCTAAGTCTCGATCCGCAACATTGGCTTGAATGATGATGCGGCGTTGGACGTTCTCACGATTGATCGTGTTCGGGCCTTGATCTACGCGCACCTCGGCGACCTGACCGATGGGCACACGCGCGCCCGTCGGAGTGTCAATCAGGGTGCGACCGATTGCCTCAACCGATTCGCGCGCCTTATCGTCGAAGCGCACGAGCACGTCGTAAGTCTTTTGCTCTTCCAGGACCTGCGAGGCAACGTGACCGTTGAAGGCGGTGTCAACTGTTTCGGCTAGGTCTTCGGCTCTTAATCCGACTGCGGCTGCCGCTTGCCGATCCATGTTGATTTGCACTTGCGGCACGCCGACTTGCGGCTCAACGATCAGATCGACAATGCCACCCACTCCTGCCATCTGGTCGCGTATCTCGGCAGCTTTGGTCCGCAGCGTCGCGAGGTCGGGTCCGAAAAGTTTGATGGCGATCTGTGCCCGCGTGCCCGAGAGCAGGTGGTCGATGCGGTGCGAGATAGGTTGCCCGACTTCCGCCTCGACTCCGGGGATGCGCGCGAGACGCCGGCGCACGTCTTCCATGAACTCGGCGTGAGAGCGATCACCCTCCTTGGTGACGACCTCGATCTCGCTCGT from Gemmatimonadaceae bacterium encodes the following:
- a CDS encoding efflux RND transporter permease subunit encodes the protein ADYGLTLEQVVEAVTASNANAAGGFLERTNEEFLIRGRARIHSPEDLANSVVTVRDGTPILVGNVATVQAGAALKRGDGSFNMQPAVVATIQKQPNANTLEVTAQIESTLAGLRATLPADVTIDTKAFQQSDFINRAVGNVRSSIIEGGVMVTIVLFLFLWNFRTTFISLTAIPLSLIAAILVMSYFGITINTMTLGGLAIAIGALVDDAIIDVENVFRRLKLNAQSPTPAPAIDVIFRASSEIRNSILFATLIIIIVFLPLFSLGGFEGRMFAPLALAYIISITASLVVALTVTPVLCYFLLGGSKLLHDEKDSRLVAWMKKHYARILNWTLRNPYKIIATSAAMLLVAAAMFAFMGREFLPPFNEGTLNINANMPPGTSLQESNRIGNVIESVLHEVPEVVSTTRRTGRAELDEHAAGVNTSEIEVVTKEGDRSHAEFMEDVRRRLARIPGVEAEVGQPISHRIDHLLSGTRAQIAIKLFGPDLATLRTKAAEIRDQMAGVGGIVDLIVEPQVGVPQVQINMDRQAAAAVGLRAEDLAETVDTAFNGHVASQVLEEQKTYDVLVRFDDKARESVEAIGRTLIDTPTGARVPIGQVAEVRVDQGPNTINRENVQRRIIIQANVADRDLGSVINDVRAAIGNNVQLPQGYFVQYGGQFEAQEKASRLITLLSIVAIGGIFLLLYVALKSARSAVLVMANLPLALIGGVVMVFLSGGTLSIASLVGFITLFGIATRNGIMLISHYTHLMEEEGVSFRDAIVQGSMERLSPILMTALVTGVGLIPLALGAGEPGKEIQQPMAVVILGGIFTSTFLNMIVIPALYLKYGRAEAPAPARDYPRGQELAPAAD